Within the Nocardioides aurantiacus genome, the region CATCTCGACCGGGGGAGGGGCCAGCCTGGAGTATCTCGAGGGCAAGGAGCTCCCCGGCATCACCGTCCTGGAGGACTGACATGGCACCCACGAAGACCCCCACGACCACGGGACGCACGCCCCTGATGGCGGGCAACTGGAAGATGAACCTCAACCACCAGGAGGCCGTCGTCCTGGTGCAGAAGCTCGCCTGGACGCTGTCGGACAAGAAGCACGACTACGCCCGGGTCGAGGTCGTCGTGGTGCCGCCGTTCACCGACCTGCGCAGCGTGCAGACGATGGTGGACGGCGACCGGCTGCAGCTGCGCTACGGCGCCCAGGACGTGTCGGTCCACGACGACGGCGCCTACACCGGCGAGATCTCCGCCTCGATGCTGGCCAAGCTCGGCTGCTCCTACGTCGTGGTCGGGCACTCCGAACGACGCGAGCACCACGCCGAGGACGACGCGCTGGTCAACGCCAAGGCCCGCAAGGCCCACGCCGCCGGCATGACCCC harbors:
- the tpiA gene encoding triose-phosphate isomerase, whose translation is MAPTKTPTTTGRTPLMAGNWKMNLNHQEAVVLVQKLAWTLSDKKHDYARVEVVVVPPFTDLRSVQTMVDGDRLQLRYGAQDVSVHDDGAYTGEISASMLAKLGCSYVVVGHSERREHHAEDDALVNAKARKAHAAGMTPIVCVGEGLDVRQEGRQVEHTLAQVDGSLAGFTAEDVAGLVVAYEPVWAIGTGEVATPDDAQEVCGAIRARIGEVHGEAAGSGVRVLYGGSVKAANVAGIMQQPDVDGALVGGASLQADEFGGICRFYDMPVL